A genomic region of Hyphomicrobiales bacterium contains the following coding sequences:
- a CDS encoding AAA family ATPase: MSEFMEKHSVARLIGAPPGYVGYEEGGVITEAVRRRPYQVILFDEVEKAHPDVFNVMLQVLDEGRLTDGQGRTIDFRNTLIIMTSNLGAEFLVGLGESEDVSVVRDDVMGIVRGHFRPEFLNRLDDIVLFERLKRTHMSKIVEIQLGRLSKLLADRKITLDLDQDAQSWLADKGYDPAYGARPLKRVIQRYVQDPLADQILAGDILDGSRVRVTAGTDRLMFKPTLREVAA; the protein is encoded by the coding sequence ATGTCTGAGTTCATGGAGAAACACTCCGTTGCTCGCCTTATCGGTGCGCCTCCTGGTTACGTCGGCTACGAGGAAGGTGGCGTGATTACGGAAGCCGTGCGCCGTCGTCCTTATCAAGTCATCTTATTTGATGAAGTTGAAAAAGCGCATCCAGATGTTTTCAACGTTATGCTCCAAGTGCTCGATGAAGGTCGGTTGACTGACGGGCAGGGGCGTACCATCGACTTTAGAAACACGCTGATCATTATGACATCAAACCTTGGCGCTGAATTCCTTGTGGGGCTAGGTGAGAGTGAAGATGTTTCCGTTGTCCGTGATGACGTCATGGGTATTGTGCGCGGTCATTTCAGGCCTGAATTCTTGAACCGTCTTGATGACATTGTCTTATTCGAGCGTTTGAAGCGCACCCATATGTCAAAGATTGTCGAGATACAGCTAGGGCGTTTGTCCAAATTGCTTGCTGACCGGAAGATTACCCTTGATCTTGATCAGGATGCACAATCTTGGTTGGCAGATAAAGGCTATGATCCTGCTTATGGCGCAAGACCCTTAAAGCGCGTCATACAACGTTATGTACAAGACCCGCTTGCCGATCAAATATTGGCTGGTGACATCTTGGATGGTTCGCGCGTGCGCGTGACTGCAGGCACAGATCGCCTCATGTTCAAACCAACCTTGCGAGAAGTCGCAGCTTAA